From Candidatus Hydrogenedentota bacterium:
CGCGTTGCCGATACTGGCGCTGATAACCTTGCGAAAGACAACGGTCTCGCGTCGGACTCGCGCGCGTACAATCATCTATCTGGGTTGCTGGTTCTTGATTCCGTTTCTCATCTTCTCCTCGAAGACCCCACAGTCCAGTCGCGTCTTCGTGAACTGTCTTCCGCCCCTGTTTGCGGCACTGGCCGTGTGCGCGGATGCGACATGGTCGTATGCCGGTCCCCGGCGTGCCTTTGCGCGAGCCGCGGTGGCGCTTCTGCTTGCCGCAGCGGGCATATCGTCATTGGTCCACAATGTCGAGTTACTGCGAATGCGCTCCGCGTTTCCCGATGTCATGCGATGGCTCGCGTCGACGCCCGAGCGAGGCGCTTCCGCGCCCTACGGCCTCGTACTCCTGAGTTATCTGCGCCAATACGGACTGCCTGGCGGCAGCTACACCACCTACATCACCTACGGCACCGAACCGCCTCCGTACTTCGTCACCGACCGCACCGAGTTGTGGGACAAGCAATATCCGGACACCTCGGTCTTCGTGCCAGAGGGCGCGCACCCCGTGAAACGATTCGAGCATCGTTTCGGACGCATCCTGTTGGAAGCGGGAGCGTTTCCGCCCGAAGGCAATCCCCTCGACAACATCCGTTGGGTGAGAGGCCTTGACCTGACACGTTCGCGACAAGTGCTCGTCTACGACATCCGCACGTGGGAAAAGCGGATGCCATGAACAAGAGGGCGTGGATAGCTCTGTCCATCATCTTGCTTGGGGCAACATGCCTGCGCTTCTTTTCGCTGGACAAGCAAGGCATCCAGGGGATGGACGAAGGACGATACTTGCTCGATGGTCTCAGCAAGCTGAATGAAATCGAGTTCTATCGCGGCCTTGTGGAAGGCAAGGTAAACGAAATCCGAGGCAAGGAAACTTTCAGTCTCCCGGAGTTTCTACGCCGCGAACACGACATTCTGGGAAAGCTTCCGCCCTTTTCGCCCAAGCTGGGCTTTGACTATGTCACCGCGCTGTACATGGCCGTCGCAGGATATTCGGTCGATGCGTGTAACTACATCGAGGCGGCCTCCGGAGTCGTAATGATCGCGCTGCTCTTTGCGCTCGTCCGCGCCCTGGCGGGCGCTCGCGCGGCACTCGTGGCCGCGGCTGCGCTCGCCATCTCGCCCTACCACGTGTATTTCTCCCGCAACGCCTATCCTCAATGCCTGTCGGCGCTGTTGCTCATCCTGGCCGTGCTTGCACACCTGGGTTGGACGGTCGCGCGCGAGAAAGAGAACCGAGATCGATACGGCCTGCTCCTATTCTCGGGCGTGTGCGCAGGGGTAACGTTCTGGCTCCATTACCAAGTCGCTGGCGCGCTGCCGCTCTTGGCCGTCTTGCACCTGGCGACAACCGCGCGGGACGGCCGCATGCGCGAGAAGCTGACTCGATTCGCGCTAGGCGGCTGTTGCATCGCGGGCGGTTTCGCGGCTGTCCTGATTGCCGCCGAATGCCTGTCGTATCCGGGAATTCTCCTGTTTCGGTCGCAAGGCATGCTCTATCCGCACGGCACCTTCTTCGAGTTGCTGTGGCCGCGGTTCACCGGACAATCCAGCGTGCCGTTTCATGCGAGCGGCGTTGTGCTGTTCCCGTATTTCTTCTGCCTGTTCGAGGGATGGCCCGCTGCTATCGCATGGTCCGCGCTGCTTCTCTTGGGTGCAACGCTTTCACGTTGCTCGTCCGCCAAGAAGACCCTCACAGCACTACTCTACCTCGGCATTGCGTTCCTGGTGCCGTGGCTTTTCTTTTCGGTGAAA
This genomic window contains:
- a CDS encoding glycosyltransferase family 39 protein; the encoded protein is MNKRAWIALSIILLGATCLRFFSLDKQGIQGMDEGRYLLDGLSKLNEIEFYRGLVEGKVNEIRGKETFSLPEFLRREHDILGKLPPFSPKLGFDYVTALYMAVAGYSVDACNYIEAASGVVMIALLFALVRALAGARAALVAAAALAISPYHVYFSRNAYPQCLSALLLILAVLAHLGWTVAREKENRDRYGLLLFSGVCAGVTFWLHYQVAGALPLLAVLHLATTARDGRMREKLTRFALGGCCIAGGFAAVLIAAECLSYPGILLFRSQGMLYPHGTFFELLWPRFTGQSSVPFHASGVVLFPYFFCLFEGWPAAIAWSALLLLGATLSRCSSAKKTLTALLYLGIAFLVPWLFFSVKTTQGARMFLYALPFFAGLLGLAVDALWSNPTRHARALRVLVACLLAVGFVSSSMQLPEVLRTRSAMPEALAFVRASDDPRACAEWYAVLDAYLIQESMSGGNVYTYLARQEPVPKYFLNDWSGLYFSRYPDEPVALPAGSEPVKVFRHDFGRIFLETEAFPSLGDPLKNIAWTRALDLDRARQLLVYDYAACTANVR